The Salminus brasiliensis chromosome 8, fSalBra1.hap2, whole genome shotgun sequence genome has a window encoding:
- the tgfbr2l gene encoding TGF-beta receptor type-2, protein MGRMRCGFSALTSVLFSLLFQASAFTHITSNLCKWCDQSSPVCEDNICMSNCNFSSFCLLAEEVCVAIWKKENESVSVQTLCHNPQHALENMVLSNDSSTECVMTPLPSENGMLFLCSCIREHDCNDRLIFDKGPHGFSRLKSKDVIPVVVISLVPPLLVAVIATMAFYLYRTRRPNKQPKDWAPKRTHYQSLDPPEGCVGEANGSDFHGKLLSFSVDANSDMSSSCANSLNHNTEHLPIQLEALVGKGRFAEVWRARLNHSECGQYETVAVKIFPAMEYASWRNERAIFSDVNLKHENIVQFLTAEERGGTPGAPQRQYWLIMAYHALGNLQDFLVNNILSWTDLCAMAGSVARGLAHLHSDTTPCGTPKVPIAHRDLKSSNIVVKSHSECALCDFGLALRLDLALTVDDFANSGQVGTARYMAPEVLESRVNLEDLESFKQMDVYSMALVLWEMASRCDVIGEVKSYEPPFGSKVCEQPCVDSMRDLVLRDRGRPDIPPSWTIHPGMQLLSATITECWDHDPEARLTAHCVLERFNTLAQDELENAAISVPIPNSTEQQDSFLPSPCTSPTPPLHPQNPAPAEDHTTASFRQPSEV, encoded by the exons ATGGGGCGCATGCGCTGCGGCTTCTCGGCTCTAACATCTGTTCTCTTCTCGCTGT TATTTCAGGCCAGTGCTTTCACTCACATAACCAGTAACTTGTGTAAGTGGTGTGACCAGTCCAGTCCTGTGTGTGAGGACAACATCTGCATGAGCAACTGCAACTTCAGCTCCTTCTGTCTCCTGGCCGAGGAGGTCTGTGTGGCTATATG GAAGAAGGAgaatgagagtgtgagtgtacaGACCCTGTGCCACAATCCTCAACATGCTCTGGAGAACATGGTGCTGTCCAACGACAGCTCCACTGAGTGTGTGATGACTCCACTGCCCTCGGAGAACGGCATGCTGTTCCTGTGCAGCTGTATCAGAGAGCATGACTGCAATGACAGGCTTATCTTTGACAAGGGACCCCATG GTTTCTCCAGACTAAAGAGTAAAGATGTGATTCCGGTAGTGGTGATCAGCCTGGTTCCTCCACTCCTGGTAGCTGTCATTGCTACGATGGCTTTCTACCTGTATCGCACACGCCGGCCCAACAAACAGCCCAAAGACTGGGCCCCAAAGCGCACTCATTACCAGTCTCTGGACCCCCCAGAGGGCTGTGTGGGTGAAGCCAATGGCAGTGACTTCCATGGAAAGCTTCTGTCCTTCAGCGTGGACGCCAATTCAGACATGTCATCGAGCTGTGCCAACAGTCTGAACCACAACACAGAGCACCTACCAATCCAGCTGGAAGCTTTGGTGGGTAAGGGCCGCTTTGCTGAGGTGTGGCGGGCACGGCTTAACCACAGCGAATGTGGGCAGTATGAGACAGTGGCGGTGAAAATCTTCCCGGCTATGGAGTACGCCTCCTGGCGCAACGAGAGGGCCATCTTCTCTGATGTTAACCTGAAGCATGAGAACATTGTGCAGTTCCTGACAGCTGAGGAGCGCGGTGGTACACCAGGTGCCCCTCAAAGGCAGTACTGGCTCATTATGGCCTACCATGCCCTTGGGAACCTGCAGGATTTTCTGGTCAACAACATCCTCAGTTGGACAGATCTGTGTGCAATGGCAGGCTCAGTGGCCCGGGGCCTAGCGCACCTGCACAGTGACACCACGCCATGCGGCACGCCTAAAGTGCCAATAGCACATCGGGACCTGAAGAGCAGCAACATTGTGGTGAAAAGCCACAGCGAGTGTGCTCTGTGCGACTTCGGCCTGGCTCTGAGGCTGGACCTCGCTCTTACGGTGGATGACTTCGCcaacagtgggcag GTTGGCACAGCCCGATACATGGCTCCAGAGGTCCTGGAGTCTCGAGTGAACCTGGAGGACTTAgagtccttcaaacagatggATGTCTACTCCATGGCTCTGGTGCTGTGGGAAATGGCATCTCGCTGTGACGTAATAGGAG AGGTGAAGAGCTATGAGCCTCCGTTTGGTTCGAAAGTATGTGAGCAGCCATGTGTGGACAGCATGAGGGATCTGGTACTGAGGGACAGAGGACGACCCGACATCCCACCCAGCTGGACAATACATCCG GGAATGCAGCTGCTAAGCGCTACTATTACCGAATGCTGGGATCACGACCCAGAAGCCCGTCTGACTGCACACTGTGTGCTGGAGCGCTTCAACACGCTGGCCCAGGACGAGCTGGAGAACGCCGCCATCTCTGTCCCCATCCCAAACTCCACAGAGCAGCAGGACTCCTTTCTTCCCTCTCCCTGCACCTCTCCAACTCCCCCGCTCCATCCGCAAAACCCCGCCCCAGCTGAGGATCACACCACTGCCTCCTTCAGGCAACCCAGTGAAGTCTGA